A window of the Streptomyces sp. NBC_00250 genome harbors these coding sequences:
- a CDS encoding PAS domain-containing protein, which produces MSSRPSRGAARLAAILDALPDGLVLVNCNGTVVNANTIALGMFETPGTALVGRGLLDLLPEFDSRLIPGSMRRPEGTDERGRTKPARMIARRTDASEFPVEVTSASLEDGREAYDSYGGYTGDELLMLVVRDLTGTLDTEAELARSQRQTEMILRAAAEGVVGTDTDGRVVLVNPAAAQILGYRAGELGGQELHPLILSKRADGEPFPYEDSPLADTLKSGRKHRVRGQVLWAKKGDRVPVDLTTAPVRDGDQLVGAVMTFTDRRPYEQLVDEHAAEITELTERNAAELADRAERNAAEREAQQERYASLAARHEQLTAVLAESLRGPLEELRAQLGTLAADDAGQLWPEANQVLHHLAAGYARMTALVDNVLGYQRLDAGTEALDKHVALLDGVVTAGIDGAVDLIGPGRAQFAVHAPPIEAEVDAARLATALSHLVADVAGVDATGKNRTTAQGSVPADSTIVVAAAQRGDVVRIEVRGPYAGGDPVHGPVVRGIVAAHGGVVQTHEVPGTSGGAYVLEVPLGTGRGTIPATRPTAAAGSAESRNGGPGGALALGPAGGPADGPTGGGREALALPAQASAPVTAPSAPLAPPAPIAPPAPPAPSAPSAPFGDSTEGSGGGRRRARRGSTDAFLESSVAPEGGAEPSGRRRARTGEAAGGTADLIPAQQNSGVEQAVSASGSAPSASASGPSGASGASGVEPTGRRRGRPAEGSVVTAAEGAQGRAALGAAVPPQGVSVEPSGTASAPALARALPAVASAEAAPEVQPSGRRRRALAAAQERAAAAEAGPRTPFALPPADADRAPDEVVSPFALPGAAPVAGPLPVSDEGQHEAARGVPGTEHTPPQPHPHGQPQGPVQTPVPPVMPPAEPTGRRRAVAPPPPEPEPDSVPQVPHAASSSPARPEPRNSTGSGTGTGSVPLPPELPMPKDSTQGRAFSVRTLGQGVPFVPPTAVASPPSPPVPPVAVPVAPVASPVPAAPTASGAPSNGSGRRRKLATPPEVDPPVPAALPAPANGEARPHPQTESPSQALAQTPSQALSPAQAPSQPEAALGLVPAAPEGRAYAIGAPAEGSAEGPEPLDGPGGAVEVANRPAPRPVDDELPPEPLDNPRRLLVWPAPDVSTQQALSDRGYRPVIVHSREEVDAQIAAFPAALFVDPLTGPITRTALQSLRQAAVAAEVPVLLAAGLGQATREAAYGADPAVLLKALAPRDSEQHPSRVLLIEENEDISEALAATLERRGMQVARAATDTEAVTLATQTQPNLVVMDLMQVRRRRAGIIDWLRANGQLNRTPLVVYTSADLAEEELPRLSSGETVLFLAERSNSAEVQARIVDLLAKIGTN; this is translated from the coding sequence GTGAGCAGCAGGCCATCCCGGGGCGCTGCTCGCCTCGCAGCCATACTCGACGCCCTCCCCGACGGCCTCGTGCTCGTCAACTGCAACGGCACGGTCGTCAACGCCAACACCATCGCCCTCGGCATGTTCGAGACGCCGGGCACCGCACTCGTCGGGCGCGGCCTGCTCGACCTCCTGCCCGAGTTCGACTCGCGCCTCATCCCCGGCTCCATGCGCCGCCCCGAAGGCACCGACGAGCGGGGCCGCACCAAGCCGGCCCGCATGATCGCCCGCCGCACGGACGCCAGCGAGTTCCCCGTCGAGGTGACCAGCGCCAGCCTGGAGGACGGCCGCGAGGCCTACGACTCGTACGGCGGCTACACCGGCGACGAGCTGCTCATGCTGGTCGTCCGGGACCTCACCGGCACCCTCGACACCGAGGCCGAACTCGCCCGCTCGCAGCGGCAGACCGAGATGATCCTGCGCGCCGCCGCCGAGGGCGTCGTCGGCACGGACACCGACGGCCGCGTCGTCCTGGTCAACCCCGCCGCCGCCCAGATCCTCGGCTACCGCGCCGGCGAACTCGGCGGCCAGGAGCTGCACCCGCTGATCCTCTCCAAGCGGGCCGACGGCGAGCCCTTCCCGTACGAGGACTCGCCGCTCGCCGACACCCTCAAGTCCGGCCGCAAGCACCGCGTCCGCGGGCAGGTCCTCTGGGCGAAGAAGGGCGACCGGGTGCCGGTCGACCTGACGACCGCTCCGGTCCGCGACGGCGACCAGCTCGTCGGCGCCGTCATGACCTTCACCGACCGCAGGCCGTACGAGCAGCTCGTCGACGAGCACGCCGCCGAGATCACCGAACTGACCGAGCGGAACGCGGCGGAACTCGCCGACCGCGCCGAACGGAACGCCGCCGAACGGGAGGCGCAGCAGGAGCGGTACGCTTCCCTCGCCGCCCGGCACGAGCAGCTCACGGCCGTCCTCGCCGAGTCGCTGCGCGGCCCCCTGGAGGAGCTGCGCGCCCAGCTCGGCACCCTCGCCGCCGACGACGCCGGACAGCTCTGGCCCGAGGCCAACCAGGTCCTGCACCACCTCGCCGCCGGCTACGCCCGGATGACGGCGCTCGTCGACAACGTCCTCGGCTACCAGCGCCTGGACGCGGGCACGGAAGCGCTCGACAAGCACGTCGCGCTCCTCGACGGCGTCGTGACGGCGGGCATCGACGGGGCCGTCGATCTGATCGGGCCCGGCCGCGCCCAGTTCGCCGTGCACGCGCCGCCCATCGAGGCCGAGGTCGACGCGGCCCGGCTCGCGACCGCGCTCTCGCACCTCGTCGCGGACGTCGCCGGCGTCGACGCGACCGGCAAGAACCGGACCACCGCCCAGGGCTCCGTACCGGCCGACTCCACGATCGTCGTCGCGGCCGCACAGCGCGGTGACGTCGTACGGATCGAGGTCCGCGGCCCGTACGCGGGCGGCGACCCGGTCCACGGGCCCGTCGTGCGCGGGATCGTGGCGGCGCACGGCGGTGTCGTGCAGACCCACGAGGTGCCGGGGACGAGCGGCGGCGCGTATGTGCTGGAGGTCCCGCTCGGCACCGGGCGGGGCACGATCCCCGCGACGCGGCCGACGGCCGCGGCGGGGTCGGCGGAGAGCAGGAACGGCGGGCCGGGCGGTGCGCTGGCTCTTGGACCGGCCGGTGGACCGGCTGATGGGCCGACCGGTGGTGGTCGGGAGGCGCTCGCGCTGCCCGCTCAGGCCTCCGCGCCCGTCACAGCCCCTTCCGCTCCTCTCGCTCCTCCCGCTCCTATCGCCCCGCCCGCCCCGCCCGCTCCGTCCGCTCCGTCCGCTCCTTTCGGTGACTCCACGGAGGGCTCCGGTGGGGGGCGGCGGCGGGCCCGGCGCGGATCCACGGATGCCTTCCTGGAGAGTTCGGTCGCCCCTGAGGGCGGTGCGGAACCCAGTGGGCGCCGCCGTGCCCGTACGGGAGAGGCCGCCGGAGGAACCGCCGACCTGATCCCGGCCCAGCAGAACTCGGGCGTCGAGCAGGCCGTTTCCGCCTCGGGCTCGGCCCCTTCCGCCTCCGCCTCAGGCCCTTCCGGCGCTTCCGGCGCTTCCGGCGTCGAGCCGACCGGGCGCCGGCGCGGGCGGCCCGCTGAGGGGTCCGTCGTGACCGCCGCCGAGGGTGCACAGGGACGGGCCGCGCTCGGCGCCGCCGTGCCGCCGCAGGGTGTCTCCGTCGAGCCCTCGGGGACTGCTTCGGCTCCCGCCCTCGCGCGTGCGCTGCCGGCCGTCGCCTCCGCGGAGGCCGCTCCCGAGGTACAGCCGAGCGGGCGCCGTCGGCGTGCGCTCGCCGCCGCGCAGGAACGGGCGGCCGCGGCCGAGGCCGGGCCCCGGACGCCCTTCGCGCTCCCGCCCGCTGACGCCGACCGCGCCCCCGACGAGGTCGTGTCTCCGTTCGCCCTGCCGGGTGCCGCTCCCGTCGCCGGGCCGCTGCCGGTCTCCGACGAAGGGCAGCACGAAGCCGCACGGGGTGTCCCCGGCACCGAACACACGCCTCCGCAGCCCCATCCGCACGGGCAGCCGCAGGGCCCCGTGCAGACGCCGGTCCCGCCCGTGATGCCGCCGGCCGAGCCGACCGGGCGCCGCCGGGCCGTCGCACCCCCGCCGCCCGAGCCGGAGCCGGACTCGGTGCCGCAGGTGCCGCACGCGGCGTCGTCCTCCCCGGCGCGGCCCGAGCCCCGCAACAGCACCGGTTCCGGCACCGGCACCGGTTCCGTACCGCTGCCGCCCGAGCTGCCCATGCCGAAGGACTCGACCCAGGGACGGGCGTTCAGCGTCCGCACACTCGGGCAGGGCGTCCCCTTCGTCCCTCCGACCGCCGTGGCCTCCCCGCCCTCCCCTCCCGTCCCTCCTGTGGCGGTCCCCGTCGCCCCCGTGGCCTCTCCCGTCCCGGCGGCCCCCACGGCCTCCGGGGCGCCCTCCAACGGCTCCGGGCGGCGGCGCAAGCTCGCCACCCCGCCGGAGGTCGACCCGCCGGTCCCCGCCGCGCTCCCCGCACCGGCCAACGGCGAGGCCAGGCCGCACCCGCAGACGGAATCCCCTTCGCAGGCCCTGGCCCAGACCCCGTCCCAGGCCCTGTCTCCGGCCCAGGCCCCCTCGCAGCCCGAGGCCGCGCTCGGGCTCGTCCCCGCCGCGCCCGAGGGCCGCGCGTACGCCATAGGGGCCCCCGCCGAGGGCTCCGCCGAGGGGCCCGAGCCGCTCGACGGCCCCGGTGGCGCCGTCGAGGTCGCCAACCGGCCCGCGCCGCGCCCCGTCGACGACGAACTCCCCCCGGAGCCCCTCGACAACCCGCGCCGGCTGCTCGTCTGGCCCGCTCCCGACGTCTCCACCCAGCAGGCGCTGAGCGACCGGGGCTACCGGCCGGTGATCGTGCACTCCCGCGAGGAGGTCGACGCCCAGATCGCCGCCTTCCCGGCCGCGCTCTTCGTCGACCCGCTGACCGGGCCCATCACCCGTACCGCGCTCCAGTCGCTCCGTCAGGCGGCCGTCGCCGCCGAGGTTCCCGTGCTCCTCGCGGCCGGGCTCGGGCAGGCGACCCGGGAGGCGGCGTACGGCGCCGATCCCGCCGTACTCCTCAAGGCGCTCGCGCCGCGCGACAGCGAGCAGCACCCGTCCAGGGTCCTGCTGATCGAGGAGAACGAGGACATCTCCGAGGCGCTCGCGGCCACCCTGGAGCGGCGCGGAATGCAGGTCGCCCGGGCCGCGACGGACACCGAAGCGGTCACCCTCGCCACGCAGACGCAGCCCAACCTCGTGGTGATGGACCTGATGCAGGTGCGCCGCCGACGGGCCGGGATCATCGACTGGCTGCGGGCGAACGGGCAGCTCAACCGCACCCCGCTCGTCGTCTACACCTCTGCCGACCTCGCCGAGGAGGAGCTGCCGAGGCTGTCCTCCGGCGAGACGGTCCTCTTCCTCGCCGAGCGCTCGAACAGCGCCGAGGTCCAGGCCCGGATCGTCGACCTGCTCGCGAAGATCGGCACCAACTAG
- a CDS encoding long-chain fatty acid--CoA ligase: protein MYSTMQDVQLTVSRILKHGMTIHGKSIITTWTGEPEPQRRTFAEAGARAHQLANALRDELGVTGDQRVATLMWNNSEHVEAYFAIPSMGAVLHTLNLRLPPEQLVWIVNHAADRVVLVNGSLLPLLAPLLPHLPTIEHIVVAGPGDRSVLDGVAPRVHDYEELIAGRPTTYDWPELDERSAAAMCYTSGTTGDPKGVVYSHRSIYLHSMQVNMAESMGLTDKDTTLVVVPQFHVNAWGLPHATFMTGINMLMPDRFLQPAPLADMIEREKPTHAAAVPTIWQGLLAEVTANPRDLSSMSQVTIGGAACPPALMEAYDRLGVRLCHAWGMTETSPLGTMAHPPHGLTAEEEWPYRVTQGRFPAGVEARLVGPAGEHLPWDGESAGELEVRGTWIAGSYFGGIDGEAIRPADKFSEDGWLKTGDVGVISPDGFLTLTDRAKDVIKSGGEWISSVELENAIMAHPEVAEAAVVAVPDEKWGERPLATVVLKEGATADYETLKAFLADEGGIAKWQLPERWAIVPAVPKTSVGKFDKKVIRKQYAEGELDVTQL from the coding sequence GTGTACAGCACCATGCAGGACGTACAGCTGACCGTGAGCCGCATCCTCAAGCACGGGATGACGATTCACGGGAAGTCGATCATCACCACCTGGACGGGCGAGCCCGAGCCGCAGCGCCGCACGTTCGCGGAGGCCGGAGCACGCGCGCACCAGCTGGCCAACGCCCTGCGCGACGAACTCGGGGTCACCGGCGACCAGCGGGTCGCGACCCTCATGTGGAACAACTCGGAGCACGTCGAGGCGTACTTCGCGATTCCCTCCATGGGTGCCGTCCTGCACACCCTCAACCTCCGACTTCCCCCCGAGCAGCTGGTGTGGATCGTCAACCACGCCGCCGACCGGGTCGTCCTCGTGAACGGCTCCCTGCTCCCCCTCCTCGCCCCGCTGCTGCCGCACCTGCCGACGATCGAGCACATCGTGGTCGCGGGCCCCGGGGACCGCTCCGTCCTGGACGGCGTGGCGCCCCGCGTGCACGACTACGAGGAGCTGATCGCGGGCCGTCCGACCACGTACGACTGGCCCGAGCTGGACGAGCGTTCGGCCGCCGCCATGTGCTACACCTCCGGCACCACCGGCGACCCCAAGGGCGTCGTCTACTCGCACCGTTCGATCTACCTGCACTCGATGCAGGTGAACATGGCCGAGTCGATGGGCCTCACCGACAAGGACACGACCCTGGTCGTCGTCCCGCAGTTCCATGTCAACGCCTGGGGCCTGCCGCACGCCACCTTCATGACCGGCATCAACATGCTCATGCCGGACCGCTTCCTCCAGCCGGCCCCGCTCGCCGACATGATCGAGCGCGAGAAGCCGACCCACGCGGCCGCCGTCCCCACCATCTGGCAGGGCCTGCTCGCCGAGGTCACCGCGAACCCCCGCGACCTCTCCTCGATGTCCCAGGTCACCATCGGCGGCGCGGCGTGTCCGCCCGCGCTGATGGAGGCGTACGACCGCCTCGGTGTCCGCCTCTGTCACGCCTGGGGCATGACCGAGACCTCCCCGCTCGGCACGATGGCCCACCCGCCGCACGGCCTGACCGCCGAGGAGGAGTGGCCGTACCGCGTCACGCAGGGCCGCTTCCCGGCCGGTGTCGAGGCGCGTCTGGTCGGCCCGGCCGGCGAACACCTGCCCTGGGACGGCGAGTCCGCCGGTGAGCTGGAGGTGCGCGGCACCTGGATCGCGGGCTCGTACTTCGGCGGCATCGACGGCGAGGCCATCCGCCCCGCGGACAAGTTCAGCGAGGACGGCTGGCTCAAGACCGGCGACGTCGGCGTGATCAGCCCCGACGGCTTCCTCACCCTCACCGACCGTGCCAAGGACGTCATCAAGTCCGGCGGCGAGTGGATCTCCAGCGTCGAGCTGGAGAACGCGATCATGGCGCACCCGGAGGTCGCCGAGGCCGCCGTCGTCGCCGTGCCGGACGAGAAGTGGGGCGAGCGCCCGCTGGCGACCGTCGTCCTCAAGGAGGGGGCGACGGCGGACTACGAGACGCTGAAGGCCTTCCTCGCCGACGAGGGCGGCATCGCCAAGTGGCAGCTGCCGGAGCGCTGGGCGATCGTGCCGGCGGTGCCGAAGACGAGCGTGGGCAAGTTCGACAAGAAGGTCATCCGAAAGCAGTACGCGGAGGGCGAGCTGGACGTGACCCAGCTGTAG
- a CDS encoding SigE family RNA polymerase sigma factor translates to MTPPPSGPVCAGASQYASYSTFSSYVRARGPVLLRTARSLTANPCDAEDLLQTALAKTFVAWERIEDHRALDGYVRRALLNTRTSQWRKRKVDEFACEELPEPAGLPEPDPAERQVLHDAMWRAVLKLPERQRQMVVLRYYEDLSEAQTAEVLGVSVGTVKSAVSRALGKLREDPELTPVR, encoded by the coding sequence ATGACTCCGCCACCCTCTGGCCCCGTCTGCGCCGGTGCCTCGCAGTACGCGTCGTACTCGACCTTCTCCTCGTACGTACGGGCGCGTGGGCCCGTGCTGCTGCGCACCGCGCGCTCCCTGACCGCCAACCCCTGCGATGCCGAGGACCTGCTGCAGACCGCGCTGGCCAAGACGTTCGTCGCCTGGGAGCGCATCGAGGACCACCGTGCCCTGGACGGCTACGTACGCCGCGCGCTGCTGAACACGCGCACGTCGCAGTGGCGCAAGCGCAAGGTCGACGAGTTCGCCTGCGAGGAGCTGCCCGAGCCGGCCGGTCTCCCGGAGCCGGACCCGGCCGAGCGGCAGGTGCTGCACGACGCGATGTGGCGTGCGGTGCTGAAGCTGCCCGAGCGTCAGCGTCAGATGGTGGTCCTCAGGTACTACGAGGACCTCAGCGAGGCCCAGACCGCCGAGGTGCTCGGGGTGTCCGTCGGCACGGTCAAGAGCGCGGTGTCGCGAGCGCTCGGCAAGCTCCGCGAGGACCCGGAACTGACCCCCGTCCGGTAG
- a CDS encoding DUF1906 domain-containing protein, producing the protein MVGALVAVLAGAALVAAPLPASAAREGAGSRTPSRSAALAAPAHYVGRAFDTCEAPSLAVMKAWRSSPYGAVGIYFGGRGRGCPTQRELNPAWVASVHAMGWRLLPLFVGSQAPCVTAAAKRPFAIGSSPVSQGTREGADAVRAASALGLDTSSPLYLDIEAYRSGDAGCTATTLSFVRAWSREVRRLGYVPGYYSSADTGVRDIEAARRAGTQDLPAVMWFARWLGRPTLYTEPVLHPEAWMPHARIHQYAGNVTEAYGGRRLNIDRNAMDAPVASVTPVAASLARGTPDEDSAAPIGVEEGTFGGPRP; encoded by the coding sequence GTGGTCGGTGCACTGGTGGCGGTGCTTGCCGGGGCGGCCCTGGTCGCCGCTCCCCTCCCGGCCTCCGCGGCCCGAGAGGGAGCCGGGTCCAGGACCCCGTCCCGCTCCGCCGCCCTCGCCGCCCCCGCCCACTACGTCGGTCGGGCCTTCGACACCTGTGAGGCGCCGTCCCTCGCGGTGATGAAGGCCTGGCGCAGCTCGCCGTACGGCGCCGTCGGGATCTACTTCGGCGGCCGGGGGCGCGGCTGCCCGACCCAGCGGGAGCTGAACCCCGCCTGGGTCGCCTCCGTCCACGCGATGGGCTGGCGGCTGCTGCCGCTGTTCGTGGGGTCCCAGGCGCCGTGCGTCACGGCCGCCGCCAAGCGGCCTTTCGCCATCGGGAGCAGCCCCGTGAGCCAGGGCACCCGGGAGGGGGCCGACGCGGTGCGGGCCGCGTCCGCCCTCGGGCTGGACACGAGCAGCCCGCTCTACCTCGACATCGAGGCGTACCGCTCGGGTGACGCGGGCTGCACGGCGACCACCCTCTCCTTCGTCCGCGCCTGGAGCCGGGAGGTGCGGCGCCTCGGCTACGTGCCCGGGTACTACAGCAGCGCGGACACGGGGGTGCGGGACATCGAGGCGGCGCGGCGGGCGGGTACGCAGGACCTGCCCGCGGTGATGTGGTTCGCGCGCTGGCTGGGGCGGCCCACGCTGTACACCGAGCCGGTGCTGCACCCGGAGGCGTGGATGCCGCACGCCCGGATCCACCAGTACGCGGGCAACGTCACCGAGGCGTACGGCGGGCGCCGTCTCAACATCGACCGGAACGCGATGGACGCGCCGGTCGCGAGCGTCACGCCGGTCGCCGCGTCCCTGGCCCGCGGGACGCCTGACGAGGACTCGGCAGCGCCGATCGGGGTCGAGGAGGGGACGTTCGGCGGCCCTCGACCCTGA
- a CDS encoding lipid-transfer protein gives MSLRTRDGLGGRAAVVGIGATEFSKDSGRSELSLAVEAVRAALDDAGLAPADVDGMVTFTMDTNPEITVAQAAGIGELSFFSRVHYGGGAACATVQQAALAVATGVAEVVVCYRAFNERSGRRFGSGVQQREPSAEGAALGWQLPFGLLTPASWVAMIAQRYLHTYGLTPDAFGHVAVTDRRHAARNPAAYFHGKPITLADHAASRWIAEPLRLLDCCQETDGGQAIVVTSVERARDLRRPPAVILAAAQGAGRKQEAMTSFYRDELTGLPEMGVVARQLWRTSGLAPSDIDVGILYDHFTPFVLMQLEEFGFCGPGEAADFVAADALPLNTHGGQLGEAYLHGMNGIAEAVRQLRGTSVNQISGAERTLVTAGTGVPTSGLILGTDG, from the coding sequence ATGAGCCTCCGCACCCGGGACGGACTCGGCGGCCGGGCGGCCGTGGTGGGCATCGGCGCCACCGAGTTCTCCAAGGACTCGGGCCGCAGCGAGCTCTCCCTCGCCGTCGAGGCGGTACGGGCGGCGCTCGACGACGCCGGGCTCGCTCCCGCCGACGTCGACGGCATGGTCACCTTCACCATGGACACCAACCCCGAGATCACCGTCGCCCAGGCGGCCGGCATCGGCGAGCTGTCCTTCTTCTCCCGGGTGCACTACGGGGGCGGGGCCGCCTGCGCCACCGTGCAGCAGGCCGCGCTCGCCGTCGCCACCGGGGTCGCCGAGGTCGTCGTCTGCTACCGGGCGTTCAACGAGCGGTCCGGGCGCCGCTTCGGCTCCGGCGTCCAGCAGCGCGAGCCCTCCGCCGAAGGCGCCGCGCTCGGCTGGCAGCTGCCCTTCGGGCTGCTCACCCCGGCCTCCTGGGTCGCGATGATCGCGCAGCGGTATCTGCACACCTACGGATTGACCCCGGACGCCTTCGGTCATGTCGCCGTCACCGACCGGCGCCATGCGGCCCGCAACCCCGCCGCGTACTTCCACGGGAAGCCGATCACCCTCGCCGACCACGCCGCCTCGCGCTGGATCGCCGAGCCGCTGCGGCTCCTCGACTGCTGCCAGGAGACCGACGGCGGCCAGGCGATCGTCGTCACCTCCGTCGAGCGCGCCCGCGACCTGCGGCGCCCGCCCGCCGTGATCCTGGCGGCGGCGCAGGGCGCCGGCCGGAAACAGGAGGCGATGACCAGCTTCTACCGGGACGAGCTGACGGGCCTTCCGGAGATGGGCGTGGTGGCCCGGCAGCTCTGGCGGACCTCCGGGCTCGCACCGAGCGACATCGACGTCGGCATCCTCTACGACCACTTCACCCCGTTCGTGCTGATGCAGTTGGAGGAGTTCGGCTTCTGCGGGCCGGGAGAGGCGGCCGACTTCGTCGCGGCGGACGCGCTCCCGCTGAACACGCACGGAGGGCAGCTCGGCGAGGCCTATCTGCACGGCATGAACGGCATAGCGGAGGCGGTACGGCAGCTGCGCGGCACCTCCGTGAACCAGATATCCGGGGCGGAGCGGACCTTGGTCACCGCGGGCACCGGGGTTCCCACGTCCGGGTTGATCCTGGGCACGGACGGCTGA
- a CDS encoding MaoC family dehydratase, with amino-acid sequence MKPGDELPPLTVPITRTLIVAGAVASRDYQDVHHDAELAREKGSPDIFMNILTTNGLVGRYITDHFGPRAVLRRVAIRLGAPNHPGDTMVLTGTVTAVDGDTAQVRVVGANGLGHHVTGTVTVEVPR; translated from the coding sequence ATGAAGCCAGGGGACGAGCTGCCGCCGCTGACGGTCCCGATCACCCGCACCCTGATCGTCGCCGGGGCCGTCGCCTCCCGCGACTACCAGGACGTGCACCACGACGCCGAGCTGGCCCGGGAGAAGGGTTCCCCGGACATCTTCATGAACATCCTCACGACCAACGGTCTCGTCGGCCGGTACATCACCGACCACTTCGGCCCCCGCGCGGTCCTCCGCAGGGTCGCCATCCGGCTCGGCGCCCCCAACCACCCCGGCGACACCATGGTCCTGACCGGCACGGTCACCGCGGTCGACGGGGACACCGCACAGGTCCGGGTGGTCGGGGCCAACGGGCTCGGGCACCACGTCACCGGGACGGTCACCGTGGAGGTGCCGCGATGA
- a CDS encoding acyl-CoA dehydrogenase family protein produces MDFTPTEEQEAARELGARIFADLATHERLRAVGTGTDAELWKALCAAGLPGSVEETGLLGLVLLLEEQGRVTAQVPFAAGCVYGILAVARHGTDEQRARLMPGLRDGTTVVTGAFPASGAVVSREGRLSGTVDWVPWLRDATHVLVPDQDRTLWLVRTEDAARVDPVELTAPWSAGRLVLDGTTGERLGARERPGAGERRGEGAAYADVLAAARIAFAGLQAGVCAGSLARAVEYTSVREQFGRPLSTHQAVQLRAADAHMDTEAIRVTAYEAAWRFDEALDATGAGLTAAWWASEAGKRVVHAGQHLHGGLGADLDHPVHRHFLWGRQLDAYLGCGTELLAELGDLLAEGELS; encoded by the coding sequence ATGGACTTCACCCCCACCGAGGAGCAGGAGGCGGCCCGGGAGCTGGGCGCCCGGATCTTCGCCGACCTCGCCACCCACGAGCGGCTCAGGGCGGTCGGCACCGGCACCGACGCCGAGCTCTGGAAGGCGCTCTGCGCCGCCGGACTGCCCGGCTCCGTCGAGGAGACCGGCCTGCTCGGCCTGGTGCTGCTCCTGGAGGAGCAGGGACGCGTGACGGCCCAGGTGCCGTTCGCCGCCGGCTGTGTGTACGGGATCCTCGCCGTCGCCCGGCACGGTACGGACGAGCAGCGCGCCCGGCTCATGCCCGGACTCCGCGACGGCACGACGGTGGTGACGGGGGCCTTTCCGGCGTCCGGCGCGGTCGTCTCGCGCGAGGGACGGCTCAGCGGGACCGTGGACTGGGTTCCGTGGCTCAGGGACGCCACCCACGTCCTGGTCCCGGACCAGGACCGCACCCTGTGGCTGGTCCGCACCGAGGACGCGGCCCGGGTCGATCCCGTCGAGCTCACCGCGCCCTGGTCCGCCGGTCGGCTCGTCCTCGACGGGACGACGGGGGAGCGGCTCGGGGCTCGGGAGCGGCCCGGAGCCGGGGAGCGGCGTGGGGAGGGCGCCGCCTACGCGGACGTGCTCGCCGCCGCGCGGATCGCGTTCGCCGGGCTCCAGGCCGGGGTCTGCGCCGGGTCGCTCGCCAGGGCCGTGGAGTACACCTCCGTACGTGAGCAGTTCGGCCGCCCGCTCTCCACCCACCAGGCCGTGCAACTGCGGGCCGCCGACGCCCATATGGACACCGAGGCCATCCGGGTCACCGCTTACGAGGCGGCCTGGCGTTTCGACGAGGCCCTGGACGCCACCGGGGCGGGCCTGACGGCCGCCTGGTGGGCCTCCGAGGCGGGGAAGCGGGTCGTGCACGCCGGGCAGCACCTGCACGGCGGCCTGGGCGCGGACCTCGACCACCCCGTCCACCGGCACTTCCTGTGGGGCCGGCAGCTCGACGCCTACCTCGGCTGCGGCACCGAACTCCTCGCCGAACTCGGCGACCTGCTCGCGGAAGGAGAACTGTCATGA
- a CDS encoding bifunctional MaoC family dehydratase N-terminal/OB-fold nucleic acid binding domain-containing protein, which produces MTLTRSQDGPDPSADGLYERLTGFAGRSAATAGVGKDPVNLPMIRHWCEAMGDAHPAYRGPDAVAPPTMLQAWTMGGLSGHTDRSSAHEELFALLDGAGYTSVVATDCEQEYLRPLRPGDEITFDTVIESVSELKTTKLGAGHFVTTRTDVRADGELAGTHRFRILKYAPAARPPKPAAAPKPAAQAARRPRPVINRDNAGFWEGVAAHRLLIQRCGDCAAPRFPWLPGCADCGSAEWDTVEASGTGTVFSYVVMHHPPFPAFDPPYAVGLIELAEGVRMISNVVGVPYDKVRIGMPVRLEFLRVDAELELPVFRAGGED; this is translated from the coding sequence ATGACCCTCACACGGAGCCAGGACGGGCCGGACCCGTCGGCGGACGGGCTGTACGAGCGGCTCACGGGGTTCGCGGGGCGGTCCGCCGCCACGGCCGGCGTCGGCAAGGACCCGGTCAACCTGCCCATGATCCGGCACTGGTGCGAGGCCATGGGGGACGCCCACCCCGCCTACCGGGGGCCCGACGCCGTCGCGCCGCCGACGATGCTCCAGGCCTGGACGATGGGCGGCCTCTCGGGGCACACGGACCGATCCTCCGCCCACGAGGAACTGTTCGCCCTCCTAGACGGGGCCGGATACACCTCCGTGGTCGCGACCGACTGCGAGCAGGAGTACCTGCGGCCGCTGCGGCCCGGCGACGAGATCACCTTCGACACCGTCATCGAGTCCGTCTCGGAGCTCAAGACCACCAAGCTCGGGGCGGGCCACTTCGTCACCACCCGGACGGACGTCCGGGCCGACGGCGAGCTCGCGGGCACCCACCGCTTCCGCATCCTCAAGTACGCGCCCGCGGCCAGGCCCCCCAAGCCCGCCGCCGCCCCCAAGCCCGCCGCCCAGGCCGCCCGGCGGCCCCGGCCCGTGATCAACCGGGACAACGCCGGATTCTGGGAGGGCGTGGCCGCGCACCGGCTGCTCATCCAGCGCTGCGGCGACTGCGCGGCCCCCCGCTTCCCCTGGCTGCCGGGGTGCGCCGACTGCGGCTCGGCGGAGTGGGACACCGTCGAGGCGAGCGGCACGGGGACGGTCTTCTCGTACGTGGTGATGCACCACCCGCCCTTCCCGGCCTTCGACCCGCCCTACGCGGTCGGGCTGATCGAACTCGCCGAGGGCGTACGGATGATCAGCAACGTGGTGGGGGTGCCGTACGACAAGGTGCGGATCGGGATGCCGGTGCGGCTGGAGTTCCTGCGGGTCGACGCGGAGCTGGAGCTTCCCGTCTTCCGCGCGGGAGGGGAGGACTGA